The Candidatus Neomarinimicrobiota bacterium region TCGGGGAACCAGTTCAAATCCCCTAGAGGAAAATTACCATCAGCATAGCGATAGGATTGCGTCGTGGTCGGATACGAAAAGTCAAAGGGGCAGGTCCCGAAGCCTTCCTCGCCAAATTTTCCCACATCGCCGTTATCGAAAGGTGGCTGGTAGTCTTCTTCACCACCATATTCCTCCCACACCACGCGAATGATATTAAGCGTCGTATCCAGACTCGGTACCTTGGTGAACGTGACGGGATCGTGGATGATATCCGTGGTATCAATGAGAGTGTATCCCAGACTATCGGTGAAATCCACCGCAACCAACGTAGTGTCCTTGAGGTTACCCCATAGATCGACTATCGCCGGATCCATATAAAAATTGTTGCTGCGGAATTCAATGGTCTGGGTCAAATGTTTAATCTCGGGAGTAGAGAGGGTATCCATGAGATCGAAAATATAATCGGGATCTGTGGTCGTACTCGCACGTCCCAGGAATCCGGCATTGACAACCAGATTATTGGTAAAGAGAAAGGTCACCACTTCACCAATGCCCATGAATTCCTCGCCGATGTTGTAGAAGGTGTTGTGGTTAAACTTGAGGTAATTGATATACTTGCCCCCTTCATCTCGATGAACCTTGCTAATCAAATTGTAAAAAGTACAATTTTCAACGACGAGGGTATCCACCAGATTACTGCGGTTATCGATACCGCGGCCATTCAGAACACAGTAGCTGAGAATGGAATTGGTGATGAAAACGCGCTGGCTGTCGGCATCGAGTCTGACAAAAGATTGCCGATCTCCATGCAGATGACAATCATCGATGACGACGCGAATGTATTTCCCACTGATCTTGACAATATTTTTATCATCCATTACATTGCCCTGGTCAACATTGGTGGCATACAGTCCCTTGAGCGTCAAATCCGCCCAGGCCTGAAAGCACTTAACCGAGAACCCCCCGGTGAGAACTGCCGGCACCAGCTTGGGCCGGTCACCATCGCCTTCCTCGGCGTATACTCTCAGGTGATAGCCTGTATGCTCTATGGTCCCGGTTAAGATATAATAGGCCAAAGGTCCCCGCTGTAATTCAAAAATCACATTATCCGCTCCACTCGCCGCGATGGCATCATTCAATGTACCAAGCCCTGGTTCGACTTGTATCACCTGTTGGGCTTTTGCTATACTGTTGAATCCACAAATACAGATGCATATCAACATTGCTGTCACCAATTTGATGCAAGTTTTCATTGATGATTCCTCCATATCTGAGTTGATGGTTTCCTAATGATTCACGAATGAATTTTTCACTGCCTGAATACATACCTTTGAGCCCATTGGTGCCGATAACACCTAGCCGGGATCTGGAATGATACTCATAACATTGACTACTTAAAATTCATACCGTATTCCCAGATCGGCCGTCCAACCGAAATACTCTTCATAGGTGGGAAAAACCTCCTTCCATAAGTAGGTTCCTTCGGATCGATCCGTGACATTATTCAGGTTTAAATACAGGTTGATCCCTTTGAGAAGCTCCTGCTGCATGGTGATATCCCAACGGATGAAGTCGTTGTCGTATTCATCCAGCTCTTCACGCCTATCCACCTTTTTGAGAATTTTTCCCTGATAGATCATCGAAAGACGGCCACTAAAACCGCCCTTCTCGTAGCCCACGGCCAGATTGGCAATATAATCAGCCTGACCAATCATGGGGGCAGTCCTTACCGTATCTATACAGATTTCTCCCCAAGGGAATACCGTTTCATGTTCAATAAGTAAAAATGGGTAAAAGGTCTCA contains the following coding sequences:
- a CDS encoding T9SS type A sorting domain-containing protein codes for the protein MIFELQRGPLAYYILTGTIEHTGYHLRVYAEEGDGDRPKLVPAVLTGGFSVKCFQAWADLTLKGLYATNVDQGNVMDDKNIVKISGKYIRVVIDDCHLHGDRQSFVRLDADSQRVFITNSILSYCVLNGRGIDNRSNLVDTLVVENCTFYNLISKVHRDEGGKYINYLKFNHNTFYNIGEEFMGIGEVVTFLFTNNLVVNAGFLGRASTTTDPDYIFDLMDTLSTPEIKHLTQTIEFRSNNFYMDPAIVDLWGNLKDTTLVAVDFTDSLGYTLIDTTDIIHDPVTFTKVPSLDTTLNIIRVVWEEYGGEEDYQPPFDNGDVGKFGEEGFGTCPFDFSYPTTTQSYRYADGNFPLGDLNWFPELKELWDAGGTVAAGHADRTVPAEFSLAQNYPNPFNPATAIRYELSHASGVRLMVYNLLGQEVARLVDTNQEAGSYKVMWDGKDARGNLVGSGVYLYRIETDNFVQIRKMVLLK